From a single Equus asinus isolate D_3611 breed Donkey chromosome 2, EquAss-T2T_v2, whole genome shotgun sequence genomic region:
- the NEIL1 gene encoding endonuclease 8-like 1 isoform X4 translates to MPEGPELHLASRFVNEACGGLVFGGCVEKSPISRNPEVPFESSAYRISASARGKELRLTLSPLPGAQPPQEPLALVFRFGMSGSFQLVPRDMLPPHAHLRFYTAPPGPRLALCFVDIRRFGHWDLGGEWQPGRGPCVLLEYEQFRENVLQNLADKAFDRPICEALLDQRFFNGIGNYLRAEILYRLRIPPFEKARTVLEALQQRRPSPALTLSQKIRAKLQNPDLLELCHSVSKEVVQLGGKGYGPEIGEEDFAAFRAWLRCYGMPGMSSLQDRHGRTIWFQGDPGPLAPKGGKSHKKKSKGLQQGPEDRTEDPPPPSKAPSRTRRARRGLPEQTTAQQPKGTSLQQDPEAPPVTEKGRGGGN, encoded by the exons ATGCCTGAGGGCCCTGAGCTGCATCTGGCCAGCCGCTTTGTGAACGAGGCATGTGGAGGGCTGGTGTTTGGTGGGTGTGTGGAGAAGTCACCCATCAGCCGCAACCCTGAGGTGCCCTTTGAGAGCAGTGCCTACCGCATCTCAGCCTCAGCCCGTGGCAAGGAGCTGCGCCTGACACTGAGCCCCCTGCCTGGGGCCCAGCCCCCACAGGAGCCCTTGGCCCTCGTCTTCCGCTTTGGCATGTCTGGCTCCTTCCAGCTGGTACCCAGGGATATGCTGCCACCGCATGCCCATCTGCGCTTTTACACAGCTCCACCTGGCCCCCGACTTGCCCTCTGCTTTGTGGACATCCGCCGCTTCGGCCACTGGGACCTCGGGGGCGAGTGGCAGCCAGGCCGCGGGCCATGTGTCTTGCTGGAGTACGAGCAGTTCAG GGAGAATGTATTACAAAACCTAGCTGACAAGGCCTTTGACCGGCCCATCTGCGAGGCCCTGTTGGACCAGAGGTTCTTCAATGGCATTGGCAACTATCTGCGGGCAGAGATCCTGTACCG GCTGAGGATACCCCCCTTTGAGAAGGCCCGCACGGTTCTGGAGGCGCTGCAGCAGCGCAGGCCG AGCCCGGCGCTGACCCTGAGCCAGAAGATCAGGGCCAAGCTGCAGAACCCAGACCTGCTGGAGTTGTGCCACTCAGTGTCCAAGGAAGTGGTCCAGTTGG GGGGCAAAGGCTACGGGCCGGAGATCGGGGAGGAGGACTTTGCTGCCTTTCGAGCCTGGCTGCGGTGCTATGGCATGCCAGGCATGAGCTCCCTCCAGGACCGGCATGGCCGGACCATCTGGTTCCAG GGGGATCCTGGACCTCTGGCACCCAAAG GGGGCAAGTCCCACAAGAAGAAATCCAAGGGACTGCAGCAGGGACCTGAGGACAGAACGGAG GACCCTCCACCCCCAAGCAAGGCCCCTTCTAGGACACGAAGGGCACGGAGAGGCCTCCCTGAGCAAACTACAGCCCAGCAGCCCAAGGGGACTAGCCTCCAACAGGACCCAGAAGCCCCTCCAGTCACtgaaaagggaagaggagggggcaaCTAG
- the NEIL1 gene encoding endonuclease 8-like 1 isoform X1 has protein sequence MRGSLGRYEMTVWAQEGSGLSSKSSTHSWKPFEGPGHPSHRMPEGPELHLASRFVNEACGGLVFGGCVEKSPISRNPEVPFESSAYRISASARGKELRLTLSPLPGAQPPQEPLALVFRFGMSGSFQLVPRDMLPPHAHLRFYTAPPGPRLALCFVDIRRFGHWDLGGEWQPGRGPCVLLEYEQFRENVLQNLADKAFDRPICEALLDQRFFNGIGNYLRAEILYRLRIPPFEKARTVLEALQQRRPSPALTLSQKIRAKLQNPDLLELCHSVSKEVVQLGEAREAKMANHLCLSMLCNLGQFLPLSGPSSPPGEGKFLDIVVAKWTRPPHLSGGKGYGPEIGEEDFAAFRAWLRCYGMPGMSSLQDRHGRTIWFQGDPGPLAPKGGKSHKKKSKGLQQGPEDRTEDPPPPSKAPSRTRRARRGLPEQTTAQQPKGTSLQQDPEAPPVTEKGRGGGN, from the exons ATGAGGGGGAGCCTGGGAAGATATGAGATGACAGTGTGGGCCCAGGAAGGATCTGGACTTTCTTCTAAAAGCAGCACGCATTCTTGGAAGCCCTTCGAAG GGCCTGGCCACCCCTCCCACAGAATGCCTGAGGGCCCTGAGCTGCATCTGGCCAGCCGCTTTGTGAACGAGGCATGTGGAGGGCTGGTGTTTGGTGGGTGTGTGGAGAAGTCACCCATCAGCCGCAACCCTGAGGTGCCCTTTGAGAGCAGTGCCTACCGCATCTCAGCCTCAGCCCGTGGCAAGGAGCTGCGCCTGACACTGAGCCCCCTGCCTGGGGCCCAGCCCCCACAGGAGCCCTTGGCCCTCGTCTTCCGCTTTGGCATGTCTGGCTCCTTCCAGCTGGTACCCAGGGATATGCTGCCACCGCATGCCCATCTGCGCTTTTACACAGCTCCACCTGGCCCCCGACTTGCCCTCTGCTTTGTGGACATCCGCCGCTTCGGCCACTGGGACCTCGGGGGCGAGTGGCAGCCAGGCCGCGGGCCATGTGTCTTGCTGGAGTACGAGCAGTTCAG GGAGAATGTATTACAAAACCTAGCTGACAAGGCCTTTGACCGGCCCATCTGCGAGGCCCTGTTGGACCAGAGGTTCTTCAATGGCATTGGCAACTATCTGCGGGCAGAGATCCTGTACCG GCTGAGGATACCCCCCTTTGAGAAGGCCCGCACGGTTCTGGAGGCGCTGCAGCAGCGCAGGCCG AGCCCGGCGCTGACCCTGAGCCAGAAGATCAGGGCCAAGCTGCAGAACCCAGACCTGCTGGAGTTGTGCCACTCAGTGTCCAAGGAAGTGGTCCAGTTGGGTGAGGCCCGGGAGGCAAAGATGGCCAACCACCTCTGCCTCAGCATGTTGTGTAACCTGGGACAgttcctgcccctctctgggcctagTTCCCCTCCTGGTGAAGGGAAGTTTCTAGACATAGTTGTTGCTAAATGGACTAGACCTCCTCACTTGTCAG GGGGCAAAGGCTACGGGCCGGAGATCGGGGAGGAGGACTTTGCTGCCTTTCGAGCCTGGCTGCGGTGCTATGGCATGCCAGGCATGAGCTCCCTCCAGGACCGGCATGGCCGGACCATCTGGTTCCAG GGGGATCCTGGACCTCTGGCACCCAAAG GGGGCAAGTCCCACAAGAAGAAATCCAAGGGACTGCAGCAGGGACCTGAGGACAGAACGGAG GACCCTCCACCCCCAAGCAAGGCCCCTTCTAGGACACGAAGGGCACGGAGAGGCCTCCCTGAGCAAACTACAGCCCAGCAGCCCAAGGGGACTAGCCTCCAACAGGACCCAGAAGCCCCTCCAGTCACtgaaaagggaagaggagggggcaaCTAG
- the NEIL1 gene encoding endonuclease 8-like 1 isoform X3, with protein sequence MRGSLGRYEMTVWAQEGSGLSSKSSTHSWKPFEGPGHPSHRMPEGPELHLASRFVNEACGGLVFGGCVEKSPISRNPEVPFESSAYRISASARGKELRLTLSPLPGAQPPQEPLALVFRFGMSGSFQLVPRDMLPPHAHLRFYTAPPGPRLALCFVDIRRFGHWDLGGEWQPGRGPCVLLEYEQFRENVLQNLADKAFDRPICEALLDQRFFNGIGNYLRAEILYRLRIPPFEKARTVLEALQQRRPSPALTLSQKIRAKLQNPDLLELCHSVSKEVVQLGGKGYGPEIGEEDFAAFRAWLRCYGMPGMSSLQDRHGRTIWFQGDPGPLAPKGGKSHKKKSKGLQQGPEDRTEDPPPPSKAPSRTRRARRGLPEQTTAQQPKGTSLQQDPEAPPVTEKGRGGGN encoded by the exons ATGAGGGGGAGCCTGGGAAGATATGAGATGACAGTGTGGGCCCAGGAAGGATCTGGACTTTCTTCTAAAAGCAGCACGCATTCTTGGAAGCCCTTCGAAG GGCCTGGCCACCCCTCCCACAGAATGCCTGAGGGCCCTGAGCTGCATCTGGCCAGCCGCTTTGTGAACGAGGCATGTGGAGGGCTGGTGTTTGGTGGGTGTGTGGAGAAGTCACCCATCAGCCGCAACCCTGAGGTGCCCTTTGAGAGCAGTGCCTACCGCATCTCAGCCTCAGCCCGTGGCAAGGAGCTGCGCCTGACACTGAGCCCCCTGCCTGGGGCCCAGCCCCCACAGGAGCCCTTGGCCCTCGTCTTCCGCTTTGGCATGTCTGGCTCCTTCCAGCTGGTACCCAGGGATATGCTGCCACCGCATGCCCATCTGCGCTTTTACACAGCTCCACCTGGCCCCCGACTTGCCCTCTGCTTTGTGGACATCCGCCGCTTCGGCCACTGGGACCTCGGGGGCGAGTGGCAGCCAGGCCGCGGGCCATGTGTCTTGCTGGAGTACGAGCAGTTCAG GGAGAATGTATTACAAAACCTAGCTGACAAGGCCTTTGACCGGCCCATCTGCGAGGCCCTGTTGGACCAGAGGTTCTTCAATGGCATTGGCAACTATCTGCGGGCAGAGATCCTGTACCG GCTGAGGATACCCCCCTTTGAGAAGGCCCGCACGGTTCTGGAGGCGCTGCAGCAGCGCAGGCCG AGCCCGGCGCTGACCCTGAGCCAGAAGATCAGGGCCAAGCTGCAGAACCCAGACCTGCTGGAGTTGTGCCACTCAGTGTCCAAGGAAGTGGTCCAGTTGG GGGGCAAAGGCTACGGGCCGGAGATCGGGGAGGAGGACTTTGCTGCCTTTCGAGCCTGGCTGCGGTGCTATGGCATGCCAGGCATGAGCTCCCTCCAGGACCGGCATGGCCGGACCATCTGGTTCCAG GGGGATCCTGGACCTCTGGCACCCAAAG GGGGCAAGTCCCACAAGAAGAAATCCAAGGGACTGCAGCAGGGACCTGAGGACAGAACGGAG GACCCTCCACCCCCAAGCAAGGCCCCTTCTAGGACACGAAGGGCACGGAGAGGCCTCCCTGAGCAAACTACAGCCCAGCAGCCCAAGGGGACTAGCCTCCAACAGGACCCAGAAGCCCCTCCAGTCACtgaaaagggaagaggagggggcaaCTAG
- the NEIL1 gene encoding endonuclease 8-like 1 isoform X2, whose amino-acid sequence MPEGPELHLASRFVNEACGGLVFGGCVEKSPISRNPEVPFESSAYRISASARGKELRLTLSPLPGAQPPQEPLALVFRFGMSGSFQLVPRDMLPPHAHLRFYTAPPGPRLALCFVDIRRFGHWDLGGEWQPGRGPCVLLEYEQFRENVLQNLADKAFDRPICEALLDQRFFNGIGNYLRAEILYRLRIPPFEKARTVLEALQQRRPSPALTLSQKIRAKLQNPDLLELCHSVSKEVVQLGEAREAKMANHLCLSMLCNLGQFLPLSGPSSPPGEGKFLDIVVAKWTRPPHLSGGKGYGPEIGEEDFAAFRAWLRCYGMPGMSSLQDRHGRTIWFQGDPGPLAPKGGKSHKKKSKGLQQGPEDRTEDPPPPSKAPSRTRRARRGLPEQTTAQQPKGTSLQQDPEAPPVTEKGRGGGN is encoded by the exons ATGCCTGAGGGCCCTGAGCTGCATCTGGCCAGCCGCTTTGTGAACGAGGCATGTGGAGGGCTGGTGTTTGGTGGGTGTGTGGAGAAGTCACCCATCAGCCGCAACCCTGAGGTGCCCTTTGAGAGCAGTGCCTACCGCATCTCAGCCTCAGCCCGTGGCAAGGAGCTGCGCCTGACACTGAGCCCCCTGCCTGGGGCCCAGCCCCCACAGGAGCCCTTGGCCCTCGTCTTCCGCTTTGGCATGTCTGGCTCCTTCCAGCTGGTACCCAGGGATATGCTGCCACCGCATGCCCATCTGCGCTTTTACACAGCTCCACCTGGCCCCCGACTTGCCCTCTGCTTTGTGGACATCCGCCGCTTCGGCCACTGGGACCTCGGGGGCGAGTGGCAGCCAGGCCGCGGGCCATGTGTCTTGCTGGAGTACGAGCAGTTCAG GGAGAATGTATTACAAAACCTAGCTGACAAGGCCTTTGACCGGCCCATCTGCGAGGCCCTGTTGGACCAGAGGTTCTTCAATGGCATTGGCAACTATCTGCGGGCAGAGATCCTGTACCG GCTGAGGATACCCCCCTTTGAGAAGGCCCGCACGGTTCTGGAGGCGCTGCAGCAGCGCAGGCCG AGCCCGGCGCTGACCCTGAGCCAGAAGATCAGGGCCAAGCTGCAGAACCCAGACCTGCTGGAGTTGTGCCACTCAGTGTCCAAGGAAGTGGTCCAGTTGGGTGAGGCCCGGGAGGCAAAGATGGCCAACCACCTCTGCCTCAGCATGTTGTGTAACCTGGGACAgttcctgcccctctctgggcctagTTCCCCTCCTGGTGAAGGGAAGTTTCTAGACATAGTTGTTGCTAAATGGACTAGACCTCCTCACTTGTCAG GGGGCAAAGGCTACGGGCCGGAGATCGGGGAGGAGGACTTTGCTGCCTTTCGAGCCTGGCTGCGGTGCTATGGCATGCCAGGCATGAGCTCCCTCCAGGACCGGCATGGCCGGACCATCTGGTTCCAG GGGGATCCTGGACCTCTGGCACCCAAAG GGGGCAAGTCCCACAAGAAGAAATCCAAGGGACTGCAGCAGGGACCTGAGGACAGAACGGAG GACCCTCCACCCCCAAGCAAGGCCCCTTCTAGGACACGAAGGGCACGGAGAGGCCTCCCTGAGCAAACTACAGCCCAGCAGCCCAAGGGGACTAGCCTCCAACAGGACCCAGAAGCCCCTCCAGTCACtgaaaagggaagaggagggggcaaCTAG